AGGAGCACCGTGCGCCGGACGATCCTGGTCGTGGAGGACGATCACGGCCTGCGTGACGTGCTGATCCGCGCGCTGCGCGACGAGGACTTCGACCCCGTGCCCGCGCCGGACGGCACCACCGCCCTGCGGCTGGCCGTCACAGGCACAGGGCTGTCCGCCGCGGTGCTCGACATCGGGCTGCCCGACGCCGACGGGCGCGATGTGTGCCAGGCCATGCGTGCGAACGGATTCCTCGCCCCGGTCATCTTCCTGACCGCCCGCCACCGGCCGCCACCGGCTCACCGACCGGCTGTCCGGGTTCTCGGCCGGAGGCGATGACTACCTGCCCATGCCGTTCCGTCCGGCCGAACTCGCCGCCCGTCTGCGGGCGGCCCTCGAACGGACCGCGCCACCGCCCGCCGTCAGTTTCGGAGACCTGGTACTGGACGCCGTTCGCCACGTCGTCAGCATCCGGGACGCACCGGTCGATCCGACGCTGGCCGAGTTCCGCCTCCTGGCCGCTCTCATGGCGGCCACCGGCGGCATCGCGCGCCGCCGCGAGCTGGTCCGGGCAGGCTGGCCCGAGGGCGCACAGGTCCACGACAACACCCTCGACCAGTACCTGACCCGCCTGCGCCGCAAGCTGCGCGAGGCGGGCAGTGCCCGGGCGATCCGCACGGCCCCGGTGTGGGTCACCGCCTGTCGTGAGCGGTGTCCGCCACCGGTCGGCACTCCGCACGCTGCGTGGCCGGCTCGCGCTCGTGGCCCTCACCACGGCCGCCCTCCTGATGCTGATCCTCACCGGCGTCCTCAACGCCCTGGCCCGGCACCACCTCCAGCGGCAGGCGGACGACGAGCTGCGCACCCGTGCCGCCGCCGTAGCGACGACCGTCGACACCGGCGGGTCGACGGTACGCGTCCTGGAAATCCCCCACGACGACGTCCTCGACACCAACGTGTGGATCTACGCCGACCGGCACCTGCTGGAAAAGCCATCGGCCGCCGGCCGGCTGACCCGTATCGCAGCCGCGCTCGCCGATCGAGGCGGCCGACGGTGCGTCACGGCCGGACTCCACAGGCCGCTGCGACTGTGTGCCCAACCCGTATCCACGTCAGCGCGTTGCGCGGTCAGCTTCCGGCCTGGAGGCGGAGGCCTGTGAGGGTCAGATCCAGAGCCGCGATGAACTGGTCCCGGTCGTCGTGCTCCGCGAACTCGTCGGCGATCTGCCGCACGAACGGGAAGTCCGTGGCGTCGAGTGCGCGCCATGTCTCGGCGAAGCGGTCGAGGTACGCGTCGCGGTCCACAGGACCGTCGAGCATGTCCTGCGGCACTTCCATGCCCAGGTCCGCAGCCGTGCCGACCACGACGCCCGTGATCGCCGAAACGGCGTGGAACCGCTGCCGGGGCGTGAGGTCGAGGCGGAGGGTCTGCTCGCCGAGCTTCTCGTACAGCCGCAACGAGTTGCCCTGGACGTCGGTGTTGCGCATGAAGTAGGCCGCAAGCCACGGCCGGTCCACGATCGCGTCGAACAGCGTGATGGCCATCGCGCGCAGGTCGGCGATCGGATCGTCGCTGTCGGGCTGCTCCTCCACGGCCGTCAGCACACCGCCGATCGCGTGGTCCGTGGCTCGGTCGAGGAGTTCGTCCTTGTTCGAGACGTACCAGTAGATGGTGCCGACGCCCGTGCCGAGCCGGGCGGCGAGGGCACGGAACGTCAGCGCCGATCCGCCTGCCTCGTCGAGCAATGCCACGGCCGCGGTGAGGACGGCCTCCATGGAGTGCGAAGCGCGCCTGCGTCCTCGGGGAGGTCCTTCGGCGGAGCGTGTTCGCGGCGGTGTCATAGCTCTCATCCAATCACAGCTTGCGCCACATCGAACGGCGTTCTACGTTGGAACAACGTTCTATCATCGAACAACGTTCGTTCATCGAATTGCGTTCCATATCGGGCGCCGCCCCCTGCGTGGCGACGCTCTGGAAGGAGGCCGGCCATGACTGCGACCACCGAGCCCGCTGTCTCCCGTACCTATCCGTCGCTCCGGGCGGCATGGATCCCGCTGGCCGCGCTCTGTCTGGCCTTCTTCGTCGAGATGGTCGACAACACGCTGCTGTCGATCGCGCTGCCCACGATCGGTCGTGATCTGGGCAGTGGCACCACCGCCCTGCAGTGGGTCACCGGCGCCTATTCGCTGACGTTCGGCGGCCTCCTGCTGACGGCGGGATCCATGGCCGACCGCTTCGGACGCCGGCGCGTGCTGCTGATCGGCCTCGCCGTGTTCGGTCTGCTGAGCCTGTGCGTCGTCGCCGTCGACTCCGCCGGGCAGCTCATCGCCCTGAGAGCCGGACTCGGCATCGCCGCCGCGGCCATGGCGCCCATAACCAACTCGCTCGTCTTCAGGCTGTTCGACGACCAGGCGCTGCGCATGCGCGCGATGACCTTGATGATCGTCGTCGGCATGTCAGGGTTCGTCCTCGGTCCTCTGCTGGGGGGCACCGCGCTCACCCACGTCAGCTGGCAGTGGCTCCTGCTCGTCAACGCGCCGATCGCGCTGATCGCGGCCATCGGTGTGCGACTCGGCGTCGCGGCCGACCGGCCCGACGATCTGACCAAGGACCGGCTCGACCTGCCTGCCGCCACTCTGAGCGTGCTCACCATCGGTCTGGCCTGCTACACGCTGACCAGCGGCGTCGAGCACGGCTGGCTCTCCACCGCGACGATCGTGTCCGCCCTCGGCGCCGTGGCCGCGGGCATCGCGTTCGTGGGACACGAGCGCCGCAGCAAAGCACCCATGCTTGACCTCAAGATCTTTTCCAGTGGCACCGTCCGCGGCGCGGCCATCGCGCAGATCGGTACGTCCATCGCGATGGCCGGCGTGATGTTCGGCCTCATCCTGCACTTCCAGTACGCCTACGGGTGGAGCCCAGTGCGGGCGGGGCTGGCGAACCTGCCGATCATCGTGACCATGATCGCCGCGACTCCTGTGTCGGAGTGGCTCGCGAAGAGGTTCGGCCACCGCGTCGCCTGCCTGGTCGGCGCGGCCTGCCTGGCCGGTGCGCTGGCCGGCCTCGCCTGGGGCGTCGACCACGGGTACGTCGCCATCGCTGTCTGCATGGTCGTGATGACCATCGGGCTGCGCACCGTCATGACGATCTGCGCCATCGCCCTGGTCGAGGCGATGCCGGAAAACCGCACCTCGATCGGCACGGCGCTCAACGACACCGCCCAGGAAGTCGGAACCAGCGTCGGCACGGCCCTGGTCGGCACCATGATCGCCGCCCTGGTCACCACCAGGCTGCCCGCGGGTGTGTGGAGTGACGGCCTCGTGCACTCGTTCTTTCACGGAGAGCGGATCGCCTATGCCGTACTGGCGGTAATCGTCGGCCTGGTCGCGGCGGGCGGCGCCGCCACCCTCACCGACTCGCACGCCGTCGAAGAGAGGGTGGAAGGATGAGCGGACGGGGCGTCGGGGTGCGTGCGGCGGCCTGCACGGCGCGTACGCGAGGGGTCATCCATCGGATGACAATTATGATGTCATCTATGCGATGACAACCCGGGGGAGGGGCCTGTGACGGCGGCAGTCGGCAGACGATCCGCGTCCAGCGGTAACGCGCACACTCCGCCGTCTGCGCTCTGCGCTCTGCGCTCTGCGCCGCAGCGGCCCTGCCTGCTGCGGACTACGCCTCGCACGGCGCCCCTCATGACCACCCGTGACGCGGGCGCCGGTCCGTTGTTCCCGTTGACTCCGATTGAAAGGTCTTCTCATGGACAGCAGTGTCGAGACGCTGGAATTCCAGGCCGAGACA
This sequence is a window from Streptomyces ortus. Protein-coding genes within it:
- a CDS encoding TetR/AcrR family transcriptional regulator, whose amino-acid sequence is MEAVLTAAVALLDEAGGSALTFRALAARLGTGVGTIYWYVSNKDELLDRATDHAIGGVLTAVEEQPDSDDPIADLRAMAITLFDAIVDRPWLAAYFMRNTDVQGNSLRLYEKLGEQTLRLDLTPRQRFHAVSAITGVVVGTAADLGMEVPQDMLDGPVDRDAYLDRFAETWRALDATDFPFVRQIADEFAEHDDRDQFIAALDLTLTGLRLQAGS
- a CDS encoding MFS transporter is translated as MTATTEPAVSRTYPSLRAAWIPLAALCLAFFVEMVDNTLLSIALPTIGRDLGSGTTALQWVTGAYSLTFGGLLLTAGSMADRFGRRRVLLIGLAVFGLLSLCVVAVDSAGQLIALRAGLGIAAAAMAPITNSLVFRLFDDQALRMRAMTLMIVVGMSGFVLGPLLGGTALTHVSWQWLLLVNAPIALIAAIGVRLGVAADRPDDLTKDRLDLPAATLSVLTIGLACYTLTSGVEHGWLSTATIVSALGAVAAGIAFVGHERRSKAPMLDLKIFSSGTVRGAAIAQIGTSIAMAGVMFGLILHFQYAYGWSPVRAGLANLPIIVTMIAATPVSEWLAKRFGHRVACLVGAACLAGALAGLAWGVDHGYVAIAVCMVVMTIGLRTVMTICAIALVEAMPENRTSIGTALNDTAQEVGTSVGTALVGTMIAALVTTRLPAGVWSDGLVHSFFHGERIAYAVLAVIVGLVAAGGAATLTDSHAVEERVEG